Proteins co-encoded in one Epinephelus moara isolate mb chromosome 13, YSFRI_EMoa_1.0, whole genome shotgun sequence genomic window:
- the LOC126400229 gene encoding 5-hydroxytryptamine receptor 3A-like, with protein sequence MCVDISAVDKVDSQVTCSYQDVVNHLNLTKNKDLYTTTRPVTDYKQTTMIHIQMSIYGILDVREIDQTFVTNIWVYMGWKNGRIHWNPLKFCGIQEITVPKDLLWRPDLTIEEVTEKDKSPPTPFLTVKWHGLVEFRNDLVLVSSCRMQIFKFPFDIQSCNLSFKSGVYSDKEIKFAAESNATKNTQWSLEVMRTQYEWLFIGMTVKEKTINNFSCNQSMIVYTITMRRRSVLYIVNFILPVLFFFCLDLASFLISDTGGEKLSFKVTVLLAVTVMQLILNDILPCSSDRIPLIALYCIGMFGLMLLSLLETILVMYLIEKDSTSQDNKANNVQSLSEDCGGKWSEDDIHSCDGEVKKLNHCACVCDVPADEPPSELLSVAKEGSSSQLMESIVLMKVSDELTAVQKTLTLLLDSRKEEGKPGYWTRVTKTINKCFFIFYITSGSVFLVLIFSIWTNADYK encoded by the exons ATGTGTGTTGATATTTCTGCTGTAGATAAGGTGGACTCTCAGGTTACCTGCAGTTATCAGGATGTTGTAAACCACCTGAACCTGACCAAAAACAAGGATCTGTACACCACTACTCGACCTGTTacagactacaaacagactaCAATGATACACATCCAAATGTCGATCTATGGTATCCTAGATGTG AGAGAGATCGACCAGACCTTTGTTACCAACATTTGGGTTTATAtg GGCTGGAAAAATGGACGCATTCATTGGAATCCACTTAAATTTTGTGGAATTCAAGAAATAACAGTTCCAAAAGATTTATTATGGAGGCCAGATCTAACTATTGAAGAGGT GACAGAGAAAGACAAGTCCCCCCCAACTCCTTTTCTCACCGTTAAATGGCACGGTCTTGTTGAATTTAGGAATGATCTGGTGCTGGTCAGCTCTTGCAGGATGCAAATTTTCAAATTCCCTTTCGACATTCAGAGCTGCAACCTTTCTTTCAAGTCTGGTGTATACTCTG ataaagaaataaagtttgcagcagAGTCCAATGCAACAAAGAACACACAGTGGTCTCTTGAAGTGATGCGGACCCAGTATGAGTGGCTCTTCATTGGCATGACTGTCAAAGAGAAAACCATCAACAATTTTAGCTGCAATCAAAGCATGATTGTTTACACT ATCACCATGCGGAGGCGGTCTGTCCTCTACATCGTCAACTTCATACTACCCGTCCTGTTCTTCTTCTGTCTGGACTTGGCCTCCTTCCTCATCTCGGACACAGGGGGCGAGAAGCTCAGCTTCAAGGTCACTGTGCTGCTTGCTGTCACTGTGATGCAACTTATTCTCAATGACATTCTGCCTTGCTCTTCAGACAGGATTCCACTTATAG CATTATACTGTATTGGGATGTTTGGATTGATGCTACTGAGCCTCCTGGAGACGATTTTGGTGATGTATCTGATAGAGAAAGACTCTACATCCCAAGACAACAAAGCAAATAATGTCCAAAGCCTGAGTGAGGACTGTGGAGGTAAATGGAGCGAAGACGACATACACAGCTGTGATGGAG AGGTGAAGAAATTGAATCACTGTGCCTGTGTCTGTGATGTACCTGCTGACGAACCTCCATCTGAACTGCTGTCTGTGGCCAAAGAG GGTAGCAGCAGCCAATTGATGGAGTCCATTGTCTTGATGAAGGTCTCAGATGAGCTGACAGCAGTGCAGAAAACATTGACTCTGCTCCTAGACAGTAGGAAGGAAGAAGGGAAGCCTGGCTACTGGACCAGAGTGACTAAAACCATCAACAaatgtttcttcattttctaCATCACATCAGGAAGTGTGTTTTTAGTTCTTATATTTTCAATATGGACCAATGCAGATTACAAGTAG